Proteins encoded in a region of the Vicia villosa cultivar HV-30 ecotype Madison, WI linkage group LG5, Vvil1.0, whole genome shotgun sequence genome:
- the LOC131605340 gene encoding protein DMP7-like codes for MEVVVDTLEQPLLENAPRKIPKTSTQKTIRRAFKCTSNLSNLLPTGTVLVFQTLSPVLSHRGQCHTETSKIMTICLLTFCSLSCFLLSFTDSLRDERGKVRYGVATLNGIWVMDGSVKLTVEEARNYKLSIIDLFHACGSILVFGAIALFDQNIVSCLAPQPSKDAKQFLEALPIWVGVLCSLFFFIFPTQRHGIGFPLSHD; via the coding sequence atgGAAGTTGTTGTGGATACCCTAGAACAACCCCTATTGGAAAATGCAccacggaaaattcccaaaacatcTACACAAAAGACAATAAGAAGAGCATTCAAATGCACGTCAAATTTATCTAATCTTCTCCCTACAGGAACAGTTCTAGTATTCCAAACTTTATCACCAGTTTTATCACATAGAGGACAATGCCATACAGAAACAAGCAAAATCATGACAATATGTCTATTAACATTTTGTAGTCTCTCGTGTTTTCTTTTATCGTTCACCGATAGTTTAAGAGATGAAAGAGGAAAGGTTAGATATGGTGTTGCTACATTGAATGGTATTTGGGTTATGGATGGGTCAGTTAAGCTTACGGTTGAAGAGGCAAGGAACTATAAGCTAAGTATCATTGATTTGTTTCATGCATGTGGGTCTATATTAGTTTTTGGTGCAATTGCACTttttgatcaaaatattgtatcATGTTTGGCTCCACAACCTTCTAAGGATGCTAAACAGTTTTTGGAAGCATTGCCTATTTGGGTTGGGGTTCTGTGTagccttttcttttttatatttcctACACAAAGACATGGGATTGGTTTCCCTCTCTCACATGATTAA